The genomic stretch GCCCTCGTACCGGCCGTCGTAGTTGTGGGGTGCGTAGGGCCCGCCGCCGGAAGTGAACACCGTCGGGGCATCGATAATGACGTCATTGGGCGACATGCCCTGCTCGATCGCCGTCGTGTAGACGTACGGCTTGAAGGAGGAGCCCACCTGGCGGAGGGCCTGGGTGGCGCGATTGAACTTGGACTCGTCAAAGTCGCGGCCTCCGACCATCGCCTTGATGTCACCGGTGGCGTTATCCATCGCCAGCAGTGCGCCCTGCGCGCCGGAATCCTGTTCCAGCGCGACCTTCACCCGGCCACTGCCTTCCTGTGACACGACGCGCACATAAGCGATGTCACCGACTTCCAGCAGCTTGTCCGGCGAGCGCCGGCCGGTCCAGGAAATATCCGACGGTCCAAGCTCCGCAGTGCGCGTGCCGAGTTTCACCGTGGCGGTCGCGGGCGTGACCTCGGTGACCAGCGCGTGCACGTAGCTGCCCGCCTCCATCGGCTCGAACCAGTCGGGATGCCGCCAGGACTCAATCGTCTGGCCCATGCGCAACACGTTGCGCAGCTTGCCTTTCCAGCCATGCCGCCGTTCGTAGGCGGCCAGGCCGTCGAGCACCGCCTTGTTGGCGGCCTTCTGCAGTTCGAGGTTGAGCGTGGTGTAGACACGCAGGCCACCGCGGTGCACCTCCTCGCTGCCGTACTTCCGCTCCAGGTACTGCCGAACTTCTTCCACGAAGTAGGGCGCCAGGTTGTTGGTGGGAACGCTCACGTTCAGGCGGATGGGCGAGGCCTTGGCGCGGGTGGCCTGCTCGGCGGTGATCTTCCCGTCCTCGAGCATGGCGTTGAGGACCAGGTTGCGGCGGGCCAGCGCGCGGTCGGGACGGTTGATAGGGGAAAGCGATTCCGGACTCTGCGGCAAGCCGGCCAGCAGCGCAGCCTCCTCCAGCGTCAGATTCCGCGCCGGCTTGGAGAAGTAGTATTGAGCGGCAGCTTCGAAACCGTAATTGCCATGTCCGAGGTAGATCTGGTTGGCGTACATGGTGAAGATCTGAGGCTTGGTAAAGCGCCGCTCAATCTGGATGGCCAGCAGCGATTCCTGGATCTTGCGGCCCAGGCGGCGGTCGGGTGAGAGGAAGAGGTTGCGAGAGAGCTGCATGGTGAGCGTAGAAGCGCCTTGGCGCATGCGCCCGGATACCAGGTTGCGCCATGCCGCGCCGGCTACGCGCCAGACGTTGACGCCCCAGTGGCTCTCGAATTCCTTGTCTTCGATGGAGAGGATGGCCTGGCGCAACACGGGCGGGAAGTCATCGTAGGAAGCGATGATGCGCCGCTGCAGCGCGAAGGAACCGATGACCCGCCCGTGATCGTCGTAGAGCTCGGTGACCGAGCTGGGCCGGTAGCTTTCCAGTTCGGCGACCTGCGGCAGGTCGGTGGTGTACACCAGCAGCAGACCGGCGCCACCGCCGACCGCTGCAGCTCCCAGGAGCAGGAGCACGAACAGGACCTTCCCGACCAGCTTCCTGCGGGGAGCTTCTTCACCGGGGAATTGCGACTCGAGGAGTTCCATCCACTACGCGTCGCCGGAGCAGCTACAGAATACCGCGGCCACGGACTCGCGCCCAGTGACCGGGAAGGTCTCAGCCGTCAGGCCTCAGGTCCCAGGAGGATTGGACACCGCTGCCCGGTTTCCTGATACCTAGCGTCAACACCCGGAGACCCAAACCTATGTTTTCTTGCCCTTCACCAGATCGAGAGCGCGTCGCAGGACGTCGTCCTCGCGCGAGGTCGGCTTGGCGGGCGCTTCGGGTCCCTCTCCTTCGCCTTCTTCCAAATCGAGCTCGTCCTGGGCGGAAGCCACGAGTACGTTAGGCGTGACGGCGTTGTCCTGGATGGCCTTACCTCCCGGCGAGTAGTACTTGGCCACGGAAAGAATCAGCGCCGAGCCGTCGCCAATCTCGATGACCTTCTGCACGGAACCGAGGCCGAAGGTACGGGCGCCAACTACATCGCCGCGCGCATTCTCCAGCACGGCCGCAGCCACCACTTCCGCCGCCCCGGCAGTACCGCGGTCCACCAGGACCACCAACGGCAGGCTGGTGATGGCCTTTGCCGGATCGGCAGCGAAGGTCTCGCGCGCGTACTTTTGCCCCTCCAGGTAGGTGATGACGCCGCGGTTGAGGAAAAGATTAGCCACGGCTATGCCTTCTGGGAGCTCGCCATCGGCAACGCCGCGCAGGTCGAGCACCAGGCTGTGGGCACCCGCGGTTTCAAGAGCGCGAATCTTGGAGGCAATCTCCTGGGCGCGGCCCTTGCCGAGCGTATCCACTTTGAGGTAGCCCACGTCGCCCTCGAGCACGCGGTCGGAAACCGGCGGGGCGTGTACTACGTCACGCGTGACCGTGATTTTCTGCGGCTCGTTGCGGCGGGGACGCACAATGGAGAAGGTGATGTTCGAGCCCACTTGCCCCGGCATCAGGTTCTGGATCTCCGCCAGGGACATCTCGCGGCTGGAGCGGCCATCGATGCCTTCCAGGATGTCGCCGCCCTCCACGCCCGCCTTGGCCGCCGGACCTCCCGGAATGACCGAGATCACAGCCGCATAGCCGAAGCGCTTGGAGAGCATGGCGCCGATATTGCCCTTGCCATCGGCCTTGTGCTGTTTGTATACGCGATACTCGGATGGGTTCAGATAGCTGGAGTTGGCATCCAGCGATTCCACCAGGCCGTGCAATGCGCCGTCGGTGACCTGGGTGATGTTGGGCTCTTCGACGTACTCGCTGCGGATGCGCTGCAGCACTTCGCCATAGACGCCCAGTTGGCGGTACGCGCCCTCGCCGGAGGCAGCACGCACGCCCAACCCGCCCAGGATGGCAAACAACACCACCATGGCGGAAGTTCCTAGGAGGATTGCTTTCAGTCGCTTGGACATCTTCTGTCTAACTACCTGCTCCGGTGAAATCGCCCGAAATCGGCCGCCGTACAAAGAGATTATACGGCATTTGGATGCAGCAGCCGCGATGAAGGTGAGCCGGAAAATCGCAGCGGGCGAACCCAGGAACCAACCTTTAAGGCAGTTGTGGCTTTGCGATAGGAGCCGGGCAGATAGGCACAGCAGGGCTCCTCGGCGAAACGGGTTGAAGCCTCAGTGGTTCGTTTCCCCTTGTTCCTTCACCATCTCCATGGAATGCAGGTGGACGATCCAGCCGGTCTCCGGATGCATCTCGGCGCGGATGGTGTAGGTTTCGCGGCGGGCTACGTATCCCTGCTTTTCCAGGTCCAGCACACGGGCGTGGAAGCTTTCCACATCCCACTCCCGCACCATGGTGACCTTGGACATCGTGAGCTCCTGATTCGCCGCGGTCGTGGCCATGGCGTTCAGGCTGTGGCCGCGGTGAGTTCGGCCCGCTCTTCGAGCTTGGCCGCGCGCGGGAACAGCAGATTGTTCTCCAGGTGAATGTGGCGGTGCAAGTCCTGCTCGAACTCCTGCATCCCCTGGTAAAGGGCGAACCAGCTCATGCAGGCGTCGGCAGGAACGCTGTAGTCGGCGGCCAGTTTGCGAATGAGCTTGAGCGTGGCGCCGGCCGAGTCATGCTCCTGCATCATCATGCGGACCGGGTTGAGGACGGTGCCGAAAGCGGGAGCCAATACCGGTTCATGCCGCGTGAGGCGCTTCTCCAGATCGGTGATGTAGGGGAACAGCACCTGCTCCTCGCGCGCCATGTGCAGCAGTAGCTCGTCCGAAAGCGAACGGAACAGGTCGCGGATACGGAGCAGCTCGGAATGCTTCTCGCCATGGGCGGTGCAGACCTTGTGCAGCAATTCGTCCAGGCGCACCATCTCGCGGCGGGTGAAGTAGTGATGATGATTCACGATGTAGGCGATGAGGCCGAACATCGGTTCG from Terriglobales bacterium encodes the following:
- a CDS encoding PBP1A family penicillin-binding protein produces the protein MELLESQFPGEEAPRRKLVGKVLFVLLLLGAAAVGGGAGLLLVYTTDLPQVAELESYRPSSVTELYDDHGRVIGSFALQRRIIASYDDFPPVLRQAILSIEDKEFESHWGVNVWRVAGAAWRNLVSGRMRQGASTLTMQLSRNLFLSPDRRLGRKIQESLLAIQIERRFTKPQIFTMYANQIYLGHGNYGFEAAAQYYFSKPARNLTLEEAALLAGLPQSPESLSPINRPDRALARRNLVLNAMLEDGKITAEQATRAKASPIRLNVSVPTNNLAPYFVEEVRQYLERKYGSEEVHRGGLRVYTTLNLELQKAANKAVLDGLAAYERRHGWKGKLRNVLRMGQTIESWRHPDWFEPMEAGSYVHALVTEVTPATATVKLGTRTAELGPSDISWTGRRSPDKLLEVGDIAYVRVVSQEGSGRVKVALEQDSGAQGALLAMDNATGDIKAMVGGRDFDESKFNRATQALRQVGSSFKPYVYTTAIEQGMSPNDVIIDAPTVFTSGGGPYAPHNYDGRYEGAITLRRALAQSRNVPAVKVAEQVGINKVIDTARRFGVTSPMPPYLPVALGAAEVTLAEQTASFAVFPNDGVRVTPHYIRRVTDYDGRVLEQNFPEVRDIIAARTARIMTMMLQGVVQFGTAVRAKSLGHALAGKTGTTNDFTDAWFMGFSPSLTCGVWVGFDEKKTLGSRETGGQAALPIWMDFMKVALEGRDGEEFIPAPPIPPTAIAQKIDTPDETPGDGEAH
- the ric gene encoding iron-sulfur cluster repair di-iron protein — protein: MEFKLKKTVGELVLANPGLLPVFEELGIDYCCGGNVPLDEACRNANVSVEQVGRMFEERSAFAQSRERDWSSEPMFGLIAYIVNHHHYFTRREMVRLDELLHKVCTAHGEKHSELLRIRDLFRSLSDELLLHMAREEQVLFPYITDLEKRLTRHEPVLAPAFGTVLNPVRMMMQEHDSAGATLKLIRKLAADYSVPADACMSWFALYQGMQEFEQDLHRHIHLENNLLFPRAAKLEERAELTAATA
- a CDS encoding S41 family peptidase; protein product: MSKRLKAILLGTSAMVVLFAILGGLGVRAASGEGAYRQLGVYGEVLQRIRSEYVEEPNITQVTDGALHGLVESLDANSSYLNPSEYRVYKQHKADGKGNIGAMLSKRFGYAAVISVIPGGPAAKAGVEGGDILEGIDGRSSREMSLAEIQNLMPGQVGSNITFSIVRPRRNEPQKITVTRDVVHAPPVSDRVLEGDVGYLKVDTLGKGRAQEIASKIRALETAGAHSLVLDLRGVADGELPEGIAVANLFLNRGVITYLEGQKYARETFAADPAKAITSLPLVVLVDRGTAGAAEVVAAAVLENARGDVVGARTFGLGSVQKVIEIGDGSALILSVAKYYSPGGKAIQDNAVTPNVLVASAQDELDLEEGEGEGPEAPAKPTSREDDVLRRALDLVKGKKT